GTATGTGCACGCCGGGGTGGATCTCTCCCGGCCCGGGACACATGCGGCATGTTCGCGCCTGTCTCCGCTGCCGTTTGACCTGATTGCCGGTCAGGGCCTTACCCGGCAGGGAATTTACACACTGGACCTGAAACTGGCCCATGCCTGCAAAGACCAATTGACCCGGTCCCTGAACTGCCGGGTGGGCCAGGGCCCGTTTATCACGGTATCGGCAGTTACCGGGTCCCCGGAAAAGGCGAACGCCCTGTCCCATGCGTACCGCGCGGTGATGGAATCCATGGAAGGCGCGGCAGCCGCCCATGTGGCAGGGTTGTATCAGGTGCCCATGGCAGAGATTCGGGCCGCTTCCAACCGGGTGGGAGACAGGGACAAAACCCGGTGGGACATCCGGACAGCCGCGGGCACGGTGGCGGATATCTGTGAAACCATTATCAGAAAAAGACCCGGATCATGACATCGGAACCCATCCTGCAATACGCGGATGCCCATTGCCATCTGCATGATCACCGGATTGTGAAAGATGTCCCCGGCATTGTTCAAAGGGCTGCAGATGCCGGGGTGACCCATATGGTGTCCTGTGCCACCATGGAAGAAAATTTTGAGGCCACGGCAACGCTGGCCCGCCAGTACCCGGCCATTGTTCCCTGTTACGGCATCCACCCCTGGTTTCTGGATGCTTTGACACCTAAAT
This portion of the Desulfotignum phosphitoxidans DSM 13687 genome encodes:
- the mqnB gene encoding futalosine hydrolase, with the translated sequence MAAPVLILCATRLEMAAFLARHPAESMGDTPGNPDVMVSPDRSWHLVISGPGVFNAVWALTACLERFRPQFILHTGIAGVFAGTGLDIGDAAVAVKDTYVHAGVDLSRPGTHAACSRLSPLPFDLIAGQGLTRQGIYTLDLKLAHACKDQLTRSLNCRVGQGPFITVSAVTGSPEKANALSHAYRAVMESMEGAAAAHVAGLYQVPMAEIRAASNRVGDRDKTRWDIRTAAGTVADICETIIRKRPGS